AGCTGGCCGCGCTGGAGGCAGTCGGTGGGCGCCTCCGTCGGCAACATCGCGCGCAACACGCGCCAGGCACGGTCCCCATCCCGGACCTGGTACAGGCTGTACAGGTAGAACGCCGCGGCGTGGTTGTAGACCGCGCCGTTCTCCGCCGTGCCCGGAAACTTCTGCGTGACCCGTCCGATGTCTTCGCGCATGCGGGTGTAGGGCGGGTCGTACATCGCCACGCCGTAGGGCGAGACCAGATGCGTATCGATCGCCGCGAGCATGCGCGCCTGCCGCTCCGCATCCGCCGCGCCACTGAGCAGCGCCCAGCTCTGCGGGTTCAGGAAGATGCGGCCTTCGGTATCCGAGCCGACGCCGAAGGCGACGCCGTCATCGGTGATGCCACGGCCGTACCAGTCGCCATCCCACAAGTGCGTGTCCATGGCGGCATTGCAGGCGGCGGCGCCGTCGCGGAATTCGTCGGCGAGTCCGCTGTCGCCGCGTCGCTCGCACAGTCCCGCCCATTGCTTCAGCGCGTACGCGCTTGCCAGCGTCAGCCAGCCGGACACGCCACGGCCGCGCCAGCCCACCATGTTCATCGGATCGCACCAGTCGCCCTGTGCGATGTAACTCAGACCGCGCGCGTCCCGTGCCTGCAGCAACCAGCGCATGGCACGCGTGACGCGCTCGGCGACCGGCGCAGCGTGGCCTTCCCGGTCGACCACCACGGCGTCGAGGATCGCGTCATCGCCCGTCTCGTCCAGATAGGCGCGCAGGCACAGGGGCAGCCACACGCAGTGGTCGGTATGGGGGATCTGGTTGATGTACTTCAGCTCGGCGCCCTCCACCAGCAGGATGCCATCCGGCATCGCCCCGGACGATTCCTGCTGCGACAGCGCGTGCAGGAACGCCGCCCGGGCGACCTCGGGCTTGAGGAAGGCCATTCCCATGTGATCCTGCAGATAGTTGCGCGTCTGGGGATCGGTGGTCAGCCGGTTGACGTCGCCTTGATAGAACACCTGGCGCGGCAACCAGTGATTGGCGAACGCATCCAGCCAAGGATCCGGCGTTTCGATGCGAAGGCAACCCGCACCGTCGTCGATGTGCGCCGCATGTTCGTCGCGCGCGGCAGTGAAGCCTGCGTGCGACAGGTGGCGTGCACGCAGTCGCCGGACCTCGTCGTCGTCGCGCGCCGGCGCGAAAACGAAGCGATACTCCTGGACTTCGTCGTCTTCCAGCGCCACGGAGTACTGCAACACCGTGGTGGGCATTTCGTACGCAGCGTCGCCGCCGCCCAGGCGTGCCTGCGCGACGATCCCATGCGGCGCCTGCAGCCCGCCTTCGCCTTCGAACTGCGCCTGGTTGGCTTCCCATGCGTCCGGGACGCGCTCGTACAGCAGTACGGTACGGTCCTTGAAGTCGCGCTGGCGGAAGTAATCCTCGACCTTCTGGTACGGCGTGACGCTGTCGCAGACGATGCCGTTCAGATCGGGCCGGTGCCGGCCGGACTGGTGCATCCACGACATGTATCCGACCGGGAAGTACGGATAAAGGCTCAGGCGCCGGTGCCGACCCGAGCGGTTGCGCACGCGCAGCGTCCACAGTTCGGCCACGTCGTCGGCCGG
This genomic stretch from Pseudoxanthomonas sp. CF385 harbors:
- a CDS encoding NdvB protein, translating into MTEGPYGFEEDGRRFVLTSATAMPAASTFLWNRRMLLQLNCRGFATAQFMQPEPAKYAHAPALEARTFMQPEQPYYAHHPGRFCYVKDEEDGGLFSVPHEPVRRAPEAFSFSVGLSDVAWRVRCAGIEVDMSVTLPADDVAELWTLRVRNRSGRHRRLSLYPYFPVGYMSWMHQSGRHRPDLNGIVCDSVTPYQKVEDYFRQRDFKDRTVLLYERVPDAWEANQAQFEGEGGLQAPHGIVAQARLGGGDAAYEMPTTVLQYSVALEDDEVQEYRFVFAPARDDDEVRRLRARHLSHAGFTAARDEHAAHIDDGAGCLRIETPDPWLDAFANHWLPRQVFYQGDVNRLTTDPQTRNYLQDHMGMAFLKPEVARAAFLHALSQQESSGAMPDGILLVEGAELKYINQIPHTDHCVWLPLCLRAYLDETGDDAILDAVVVDREGHAAPVAERVTRAMRWLLQARDARGLSYIAQGDWCDPMNMVGWRGRGVSGWLTLASAYALKQWAGLCERRGDSGLADEFRDGAAACNAAMDTHLWDGDWYGRGITDDGVAFGVGSDTEGRIFLNPQSWALLSGAADAERQARMLAAIDTHLVSPYGVAMYDPPYTRMREDIGRVTQKFPGTAENGAVYNHAAAFYLYSLYQVRDGDRAWRVLRAMLPTEAPTDCLQRGQLPVFVPNYYRGAWRLHPRTAGRSSQLFNTGTAAWLYRCLVEELFGLRGEGDALRVEPRLPSHWPSARALRRFRGARFDVRIERVEGLSQPRVAVDGLWQEALLIRGFQAGRTYEVQVDIPA